The Clostridium sp. DL-VIII DNA window AGCATAAGGGACAAAGTGAGTCCGAAGCAATTTATTTAGTTAAGCAAAGCATCAATAAGTTAAAATCCAAAAATATAATTTAATTGTAGTATATCTAAATCCAAGTGGATAAAAATTGTTATATTTTAAATATTAGGTATCGAAGATACATAAACCCCTCGACTAATGTCAGGGGTTTTGCCTTTTAATTCATAATGGTACAAAAAATTGCAACCTGTCCTTAGCAATTTTATAGCTAAACACGGTTGCAATTTTACTCCTATCTACATTATCTGTGCATATTTAAAATCTATTTATTAATTGCATCTTGATTTAATTTCCTCCGATTAATATATCTATCATACCCCATTTTGATTCCTCCTAAGTTTGTAATACTAAAATCTAACCACTACGTATTATGCTCATTTACATATTTATTCTTATACTTTTAAAAATTTATATAGTATAGATATAATTCTATAAAATATTAATAATGTATATTTTAAGAAAAAACTGATTGTAAACTAAATTTTGTGTCGAATAAAATTTTGAAAATAACTAAATATAGATTATGAAATAACTTTTGTAAACAATACAAATTTTTATAAAAAGGAGGAATATTAATGATACCAACAATAAAGCGCTTAATATTATTAACAATTATTATCACTCTGACAATACCTAATATAGCATATGCGCAAGCACCAACGCAGTCAGTTCCTATTGGTCCTAAAGTAGAGGACTTAAAAAATAAAGAAGAGATTATCAATAGTTTTGAACAAATAAGGGCTATAAGGGAAGATTTAACTGTAATTGATATAAGAGAAGATTCAACGAGCGACGAATTGAGTTCTACATATTCAAATATACAAACTTACCTCCAACAGTTTAGAGAGATTGAATCAATATTAGAGCAACATAAAGTTACATATGCAGATTCTATTCCGGATTTATATTTTTCAGAACTAATTATATCCGTTGCTGATAACTATATTATAAGTTTAAAAGCACAGCAAATATTGATAAGAGCATTACAAAGCAATGTAGATGAAGCAAAAAAACTATTTTATTCAACTTATATGGCAAGATCATATTACTATATTACATCGGGTGATAACACTGTCGCTAATATTTCAACATATTTCACGGTTACTTAAATAATTTAAGTTCTATAAAAGGAGGAGTAATAATGCCCCAAAAATTAAAACGTTTAATACTACTAACAATTTTTATAACTTTAATAATACCTAATATAGCATATGCAGAGGTTCCACTTAAAACTGTACCATTTAACGTTAAAGTAACTGACTTAAAAAATAAAGAAGATATTCTCAATAATTTGGAGCAAATAAAAACTATACGGAAAAATTTGACTACGATTGATATAAGAGCCAGCTCATCGCAGGAACAATTACAAACTGCAGATGAACATCTTAGAAATTACATTCAGCAAATGGAGTCCATTATAGCAAAACTAAAAAATCATATAAATACGTATACAGGTTCACTTTCAGATGAATTTTTTTCAGAACAAGTTATACTTATTGCTCGTGGTTATATTATAAGTTTGAGATATCAACAATTATTGGTAGGAGAATTACAACGCAATACACCAGAAGCAAAAGAACTATCCTATTCAAGTTATCTGATAACAATATATTTCAACATGACAAGAAGTGACCAAATGATAGCTTATATTGATACATATCTAACATATAGTTAAAAAATTTACAGAATGTAAGCAAACAGATATCCTATTAATATTGAATACCAATAGGATATCTGTATTCTAAATTTAAATTCGTATTTTCAATTATATTATCTAGAAACAAGTTTTTTTGTTCTGGTAATTTAAAAGAACTAATGTGAATTAATATATCATCATGAACAGAAGTTGTAATAAAAATATAGTTATCTATACTAATAACTTTTTTTATAGATTCCCATTTATAAGTTTTTTCAGATAAATTTTGAATACTTAAATATACCATAAAATTTATTTTGTTAATCTAAAATTTATTCTAGGATTATTTCTTTATGCAATTCTTCTCTTTCATCAATATCAAGCCAACCTTCATCTTCTGCATAATCAAATATTTTTTCCAGAAGCATATTGTAGTCTTTAGCAAAAACTGCTGGATTTCCTTTATACTGATTAATAGTTTCATTTGTGAAATTATTGTTTCTAATTTCTTCTTCATATATAAGAGCATTTAAATATGTACTTCCTATTAGCTCTCTTATCAAGTTATATCTATAACTTCTTGCACTACAGATATAAAGCCTGCATATTATTGGCCTATCCTCATAAATAGTGCATAGATTGGTTTCTGTTATGAAATTACAGTCCATTTTCTTATTTAATACATACTGATCAAAATCTCTATAATAATTTCTCTTTTTAACTAGCTTTTCATGTATAAAATTTAAAGCTTCCTCATCGTTCCAACTGCTCAATCTATTTACACAGATATTATCCATTTCTACTGACCAAGATTTTTTGCAGCAACTCTCCTCACATTCATTACAATTAAGAGGATTATTGCTTAAAAATATGTCAACTGCATCTAATACATCTTTAACTGTTGTATTCTTATTAATTTTGTCATAATTCACTTTACCTTCAACATCAAATAGTAATTTCATTATATATTCCCTCAACTTTAAATTATTTTTTCTTACACGTTTCATATTTTCGGATTTCGTTAATATTTAAGTTCCTTAAAATAAATAAAATAACCTAAAGTAGAAATTATTTAAAAATACTTTCCACTTTAGGCTAATACTTTAGTTCTTTCAATGTTTAGATAAATTTAGCGATTTTATCTACGAATTT harbors:
- a CDS encoding YkgJ family cysteine cluster protein; amino-acid sequence: MKLLFDVEGKVNYDKINKNTTVKDVLDAVDIFLSNNPLNCNECEESCCKKSWSVEMDNICVNRLSSWNDEEALNFIHEKLVKKRNYYRDFDQYVLNKKMDCNFITETNLCTIYEDRPIICRLYICSARSYRYNLIRELIGSTYLNALIYEEEIRNNNFTNETINQYKGNPAVFAKDYNMLLEKIFDYAEDEGWLDIDEREELHKEIILE